The sequence GGGCTTTGAGCGTCCGCAGCGTGGCCGCGCACTTTTCCGGGTTGTGACCGAAATCGTCGATCACCGTCACGCCCGATGGACTGGTGCCGACGATCTCGAACCGGCGGGCCAGACCGGCGTAGGAGCCCAGCGCGGCAACCGCTTCGGCCACTGAAACGCCAGCGGCATTGGCCGCAGCAATGGCGGCCAGGGCATTGGCAAGGTTGTGGCGGCCCGGCACGCGCAGTGTCAGCGCATGGTGCGAACCGTCGCGCCGATCGAGCACGGTTGCGTTGAGCGAAGTCGGCCCTTCGACAATCGAACCCGGCTCCACCCCGATCTCTGCCTCGGCGCTGTCGATCCCGAAGCGGATCACGGCTTGGGCGCGCGGGGCGAGGGCGAGGCACTCTGGATCATCAGCGTTGAGCGCAGCGACCGCTGCGGCGGCGAGGAAATCCCCGAACAGCACCCGCAGCTCTTCCATCGACTTGTGATCCAGGCTGACGTTGAGGAGCACGGAGACGGCCGGGCGATAAAGTGCGATCGAGCCATCGCTTTCGTCGACCTCGCTGACAAAGGTGTCGCCCTGGCCCACCCGGGCCGATGCGAAAGGGGCGTCGGCGTGCGCGAAGTTCTTCATCACGGCGCCATTCATGATCGTCGGATCACGGCCGGCACTGGTCAGGATCCAGCCGGTCATGCCGGTGACCGTGCTCTTGCCGCTGGTCCCGCCGATCGCCACCCCGCGCGGCGCGGCGTTGAAAAGGCGAGCGAGCAGTTCGGCCCGGCTCATCTTCGGGCAGCCAAGTTCCCGGGCGCGGACCATTTCCGGCACGGTATCTTCAACCGCGGCCGAGGCAACCAGCACCTGGTCGGCCGAAGTAATCCCGCTGCCGTCCTGCGGATAGAGAGTAAACCCCTCACGCTCGAGCCAGGCGAATTTCTCCGGCGTGCGGCCTTGGTCGCGGCTGCGGTCCGATCCGGCGACATTCGCGCCGTGCCCTTTCAGGATCAACGCCAGCGGCAGCATGCCGGACCCGCCGATGCCGCAGAAGAACCAGGGGTGCCCAGAAAGGCCCGGATCGCTAAGCTCGCTCATTCCGTTGCGCTACGCACCTAACGCGATGAACTCAACCTCCTCTTCGTCACCCGCTTCGCGAGACCAGTGGCTAGCGAAGGCTTGACCCGGGGTCCCGCTGCCTTCACCCACGCTGCAAACAAAAGCGGGACCCCGGATCAAGTCTGGGGTGACGTTCATGACAAAGCCGGACTAGAGAGGGAGCCATGCCCAATGTAGCGATCTGCGCGCCGTCGGCTGCCTTTGCCAAAGAGGATGCGGATCGCGTGCTGGCTCTGGCTGAGGCCGAGTTTCCGGGGGTCAAACTCCACTTCCATCCCCAGTGCTTCCTCAGCGAAGGGCACTTTGCCGGGTCCGACGCGGCGCGCTGTGACGCGCTCGTCGAATGCGCCAATGATGCCGCATTCGACGCCGTGTGGTTTGCCCGCGGCGGCTACGGCGCGGCGCGAATTGCCGAGGATGCGCTCGCCCGCTTCGACCATGCGGCGCAGGGCAAGTTGTATCTGGGCTACTCCGATGGCGGCACGCTGCTTGGCGGCCTCTATCGCCAACGGATCGGCCAGCCGGTTCACGCGCCAATGCCCGCCGATATCCGCCGCGCTGGCGGCGAGGCCGCGGTACGGCGCACGCTGGCCTGGTTGGGGGGTGACAAGTCCGGCGAAGAGCCGTCACGCGATCATCACCCAACTGTGGCCTTCAACCTGATGACCTTGGCCATGCTCTGCGGCACGCCCTTGATGCCAGGGCTGGCCGGCCATGTCGTGCTGGTCGAGGAGGTCTGCGAGTATCTCTACGCGGTTGACCGGCTGTTCTTCCATCTGACCGCGCACCTTGGCGGGATTGCCGGGCTGCGGCTGGGCCGGATCAGCGAAGTGCCCGAGAATGACCGACCGTTTGGCGCAGCGCCTGAAGAGATCGTTCGGCACTGGTGCCAGCGCCACGCTATTCCGTTCCTTGGTGGCGCCGACATTGGCCACGATATCGACAACAAGATTGTGCCCTTCGGGCTTGCCCGCTGACGCGCCAGCCAATAGGCGCAGGCGCCTGAGCAATGGAGAGGGACCATGCGAGCATTTGTTTTCCCCGGTCAGGGTAGCCAGAAGGTCGGCATGGGCGCCGATCTGGCCGCAGCCAGCGCCGCCGCGCGCGCGGTGTTCGAAGAGGTTGACGACGCGCTGGGCCAGAAGCTGTCCGCGATCATGCGCGAAGGGCCGGAAGATGCCCTGACCCTCACCGAAAATGCCCAGCCGGCGATCATGGCCAATGCCATTGCTGTGCTACGGGTGCTGGAGCAGGAAGGCGGCATCACACTGGCCGACAAGGCGGACTTCGTGGCAGGGCACAGCCTTGGCGAGTATACCGCACTCTGCGCCGCTGGGGCGTTCAGCCTGGCCGATACGGCTCGCCTGCTGAAACTGCGCGGACAGGCGATGCAGGCAGCTGTGCCCGTGGGTGTTGGCGCGATGTGCGCACTGCTGGGCGCCGATATCGACAAGGCCCAGAAGCTGGCCGAAGCGGCGGCAGAAGGCGAAGTCTGCACTGTCGCCAACGACAACGATCCCACCCAGGTCGTCTTGTCCGGTCACAAGGGGGCGATCGAGCGGGCCATCGCCATGGTCAAGGACTTCGAGATCAAGCGCGGGATTGCCCTGCCGGTTTCGGCCCCGTTCCATTGCCCGCTGATGCAGCCTGCGGCCGATGCCATGGCGGAGGCACTGGGCAAAACCCCGCCGGGTGCCTTGCGCGTGCCACTGTTTGCCAACGTCACCGCTGCTGTCGTCAGCGATCCGGCCGAGGTCCAGCGCCTGCTGGTCGAACAGGTCTGCGGCCGCGTCCGCTGGCGCGAAAGTGTGATTGCCATGCAGGCTGCCGGGGTCGACACGTTCGTCGAGCTGGGCGGCAAGGTGCTGGGGCCGATGATCGGCCGCAGCGTCAACGATGTGACCGTGACCAGCGTGGTCGGCATGGCCGACATTGAGGCGCTGGCAAAGGAGCTTTGATCATGGACCGTATGTTCGACCTTTCCGGAATGACCGCCCTCGTCACCGGCGCCGCGGGGGGGATTGGCTCGGCAATCAGTCATGCCCTGGCCCGCCAGGGCGCACGGTTGGCGCTGTCGGGGACCAACCCGTCCAAGCTGCGCTCGTTCCGCGAAGAGCTGAACGACACCTATGGTCACGACCATGTTGAGATCACCTGCGATCTCTCGAACACCGAACAGGTCGAACGCCTGGTCCCGGCGACGGTTGATACGCTGGGCAAGATCGACATCCTGGTGAACAATGCCGGGATTACCCGCGACAACCTGGCCATGCGGATGAAGGATGAGGAGTGGGAGCAGGTCATCAAGATCAATCTTGAAGCCGCCTTCCGCCTGATGCGCGCCGCGACCAAGCCGATGATGAAGGCCCGGTTTGGCCGGATCATCACGATCACCAGCGTGGTCGGCGCGACCGGCAACCCCGGGCAGATGAACTATGCCGCAGCCAAGGCCGGTCTGGTCGGCATGTCAAAGTCGCTGGGGCAGGAAATCGCCAGCCGCGGGGTGACGGTCAACTGCGTGGCCCCCGGTTTCATCCGCACGGCGATGACCGACGTGCTGCCCGATGCCCAGAAAGACGCGCTCAACGCGCGCATTCCGATGGGCCGGATGGGCGAGGGCGAGGATATCGGCGCTGCCGTGGCCTATCTGGCCAGCAAGGAGGCCGGTTACATCACTGGGCAGACCCTGCACGTCAATGGCGGGATGGCGATGCTCTGACTTGAGTTCTTCCCCCTTGATGGGGGAAGGATACGAAGCCTTGCGCTCGTGAGAGCGCTTAGGCGCAGTTGGATCGGGGTGCTGGTGCGGCATTGCTTGGGGGCGCCCGAGACACCACCCCCACCCAAGCTATGCCAGGCAGCAAGCTGCCAGTCTCCGCTATCCCTCCCCCATCAAGGGGGAGGAGGACTGCGATTTATCCCCAGTTTAGCCGGGAATCGCAGGCAGTAAACTTGCCCGCCGCACCCCCGGCGCTAAGAACGAATGACCGAATTTCCGGCGCTGCGGCCGATTCCGGCCGTGCGCTTCCCTGGGGACGAAAGACCGACCATGAAGGCCACTATCGAACGCGCGACGCTCCTGAAGTGCCTGTCGCACGTCCAGTCCGTCGTCGAACGGCGCAACACGATCCCGATCCTCTCGAACGTGCTGATCGAGGCCGCCTCTGACGGCACGGTCAAGATCATGGCAACCGATCTTGACCTGCAAGTGGTGGAAACGCTCGGTGCGGTCTCGGTCGAAAATGCGGGTGCAATTACCGTTTCGGCCCACCTGCTGTTCGATATCGCCCGCAAGCTGCCTGATGGGAGCCAGGTCAGCCTGGAAACCGCCGACAACCGCATGACAGTCAAGGCCGGGCGCAGCCGTTTCTCGCTGCCGACTCTGCCGCGCGACGATTTCCCGGTCATCGTCGAGGGCGATCTACCAACCAGCTTCGAACTGCCGGCGGCAACGCTTGCCCAGCTGATCGATCGCACCCGCTTTGCCATCAGCACCGAGGAAACGCGCTATTACCTCAACGGCATCTTCCTGCACGTCACCGATGACGAGCTGAAGGCCGCCGCGACCGATGGCCACCGCCTTGCCCGCTTCACGCTAAAGCGCCCGGATGGCTCGGAAGGCATGCCCGACGTGATCGTGCCGCGCAAATGCGTGGCTGAGCTCCGCAAGCTGCTGGAAGAGGCGCAGGACGCCAATGTCCTGATCGACCTCTCGGCCAGCAAGATCCGCTTCACCCTGGGCGGCGAAAACGGCGTCGTGCTGACCAGCAAGCTGATCGACGGTACTTTCCCGGACTACAGCCGCGTCATTCCGACCGGCAACGACAAGCTGCTGCGGCTTGATCCTAAGAGTTTCTGGCAGGGCGTGGACCGCGTTGCCACGATCGCCACGGAAAAGACCCGCGCGGTCAAGATGGCGCTGGACAATGACCGGGTGACCCTCTCGGTCACCTCACCCGACAACGGCACGGCATCTGAAGAAGTCCCGGCCGATTACAAGTCTAGCGGGTTCGAGATCGGCTTCAACGCCACCTATCTCAAGGACATCCTGGGCCAGATTGAAGGCGACACGGTCGAACTGCACCTAGCCGATGCCGGCGCGCCGACGCTGATCCGCCAGGACGACAAGAGCCCGGCGCTTTACGTGCTGATGCCGATGCGCGTCTGATTGCGGTTATGCCCGGGCCGGTCCACTGGCCCGGGCAAGCCGGACGGTCCGCTATTCGGCGGTCGTCGGATCGATGATATTGCGCACTTCCTGAATACTGTTGGCCGGGAACCCGGCAGTCTCCGCGTGTTGGCGGATCATCGCTTCATCCGGTGCGCGATAGATGCAGTAGATCTTGTTGTCGGTCACGTAGGAGTGGACCCACTGGATCTGCGGCCCCAGGTCTCGCAGCACCGAGCATGAGGCTTGCGAAGCGCCCTTCAGCGCATCGCTATCCAGCGAGCCGGCCCCGGGCATTTCCCGTTCGATTACGAATTGTGGCATTGTCGTCTACCCTCTCCAGAAAGCGTGGCAGCGACCCGTGTTTATGGCACGAGGATAGGCCGGAGCGGTGCTCTTGGCCACCGTTAATATACAAGCGCGCTCCAATTGACCTTACGCCGTCAACCCCTAGGAATACTGGGAGGATTCAAGCGGGAGAGCGATCATGACCCAGACCGTCCAGGTAAAGCGCGGCGCACTCGGTGAAACGCGGATTGCCCAATACGCCGATGCGCCGCTGGGCGATGGTGAGGTGCGGCTGAAGGTGGAGAGCTTCTCGGTCACCGCCAACAACGTGACCTATGCCGTAGCTGGTGATGCCTTTGGCTATTGGAACTTCTTCCCGGGCGAGGGCGAGTGGGGCGTGGTGCCGATGTGGGGCCATGCCGTGGTCACCGAAAGCCGCCACCCGGAGATTGCCGAGGGCGAACGGGTCTATGGCTACCTACCGATGGCTGACAGCCTTGACGTGCTGCCGACCGGCGTAAGCGCTGGCGGGTTCACCGATGCCGCCGCGCACCGCCAGCCGATGAGCCCGATCTATAACCAGTACAGCCGGCTCGCTGCCGATCCGGAACACGATCCGGCGCGCGAGGGTGAGCGGATGATCTTTGGCCCGTTGTTCAAGACCGGGTTCCTGATCGAAAGCTTCATGCGCCGCGAGGGCTGGTTCGGGGCTGAGGCGGTGGTGCTGACCTCGGCCTCGTCCAAGACGGCGATGGGGCTGGCCTCGGTGGCCAAGCACCGCTCGCCAGGGATCAGGCGGATCGGGCTGACCTCGGCCGGCAATGTCGATTTCGTGAAGCGGGGCGGGTTCTATGACCTGGTGCTGGCTTACGACGATCTCACCGGTCTGCCGCAGGTCTCCTCGGTGCTGGTCGATTTTGCCGGCAATGCTGGGTTGATCCATGGCGTGCACACCACTCTGGGCGATAACCTCAAGTATTCCTGCACCGTCGGTGCGACACATGTCGGTGCGGGCTTTGGACAGAACAACGGCCCGCCGCCGGGGCCCACTCCGGTGCTGTTCTTTGCCCCCGATCATGCCGTCGCAGCGATAAAGGAACAGGGCCCCAAAGCCTTTGGCGAGGCTGTGGGGGTGAGTTGGCTGCGCTTCATCGCCGAAGCGGGCGGGGCGCTGACGATTGACGAACGCCATGGGCTTGAGGCTGCGCGCGAGGCTTACCTCGCGACGCTGGCGGGCCGGGCCGATCCTGCTGTGGGGATCGTGATCCGGCCCTAAGCGGCGAAGGTTACTCCGCCGCTTCCAGCATCTCGGCGCGCTGCGGACCACGGATCAGGCCACCGGGGGTGGCACCTGTCCACTTGCCGTCACGGAAGGTGACTACGCCGGTCTTGATCGTGCAGACATAGCCTTCGGCCTTTTGCAGCAGGCGCTTGCCGCCGGCTGGGAGGTCAAAAGCGAGCCAGGGCTTGCCCAGCTTGACCTTGTCCAGGTCGATCACGTTGATATCTGCGAGATAGCCCGGCGCCAGGATGCCGCGATCATCCAGCCCATAGAGCCGCGCCGTATCGCGGCACTGGCGCTTCACAGCATTCTCCAGACTGATGCGATTGCCACGCTTGCGATCACGCACCCAGTGCTGGAGCATGAAGGTCGGGCTCGCCGCATCGCAGATCGTGCCGCAGTGCGCGCCGCCATCGGACAGCGAGTTGACCGTGTCATCGCTCTGCTGCAACGCCTCGAGGAAATCGAGGTTGCCATCGGCATAGTTGAGGATCGGGAGGTAAATGAAGCCCGTGCCGCCATCGCGGCACAGCAGGTCATAGGCATATTCGTCACCCGAGACGCCGGCCGCAGCAGCGCGGGCGGCTATCGAGGCATCGGCCTGCGGCTCGTAATCGAAATCGGGGTCCATCTCGAACTGCATGCCCCAGCCGCCGCTGACCACCATTGAAATGCCGATGATGTCTTCCGGCACCTGGCTGTAATCGCAGGCTTCAGACAAGAGCTGCGCCTTGAATGCCGGGTCAAGCAGCTTGGCGCGCTGCTGTTCCCACGGCAGTTCGGCAATCGCTTGCCAACTGGGGCGCAGGCGGAACGGGTGGACCGTGCCCTGCCAGGCCATGATGATGCCGTTGCCGCGGAGCGCGATCTGGGCGACGATGTTCGCGCCATTGTCGTTTTCAGCGCGCATATTGGCGATCTGCTCGTCGAGCGGCTGCTCCTTGGCAATCGACTGGAGCGCTGCGAAAGTCACCGGCAGGCCGGTTTCGCGGCTGATCTGGCCCATCCAGCCAAACTCATTCCATTCGCGGCGCAGGTCGCTGGCCATTTCGAACACGCCATAGCCAACCCGGCCCATCGCCCGGCCGATCTCGACCAGTTCCTCTTCGGTCGCGGTGGTGCCGGGGACCAGTTCGCCATCGATCGAGCGGTGCAGCACGGTGCGGCTGGTGGAAAAGCCCAGCGCCCCGGCGCGCACGCCTTCCTCGACGATATCGGCCATTTTCTGGATATCATCGGCAGTCGGGACGGCGCCCGGCATTTCGCGGTCACCCAGCACATAGGCACGCACCGCGCCGTGCGGCACATGGGTGCCTACGTCGATGGCGCGCGGCAACCGCTCCAGCGCATCAAGGTATTCTGGGAAGGTTTCCCAGTCCCACTTCATCCCTTCGGCCAGGGCAGTACCGGGGATATCCTCCACCCCTTCCATCAGTCCGATCAGCCAGTTGTGGCGATCCGGCGCAGCCGGGGCAAAGCCAACACCGCAATTGCCCATCACCGCCGTGGTGACGCCGTGCCACGATGACGGCGCCATTTCCTGGTCCCAGGTGGCCTGGCCATCATAATGCGTGTGCACATCGACCCAGCCCGGCGCGACGATCTTGCCCGCCGCGTCGATCTCGTCCGTGGCGTCGCCCTGGATCTTGCCCACTGCGGCGATCAGCCCGTCCTTGACCGCAATGTCGCCCGTAAAGCGCGGATTGCCGGTGCCGTCGACAATTGTGCCGCCGCGAATGATCAGATCGTAGGTTGCCATGGGCTCTCTCCGCTGGTCGCGACTCTCTTGGGTCGCGCCTTTAACCGGGCGATTAAATCACGGGTCGGGGATGGGGGCAAGCGAAGAAGCGGGGCCTATTCCCCAAGGGCCCGGATCATGTCTCCGACATCGACGAACTTCTCGCGCGGGGCGCCGTCGCGGGCGCGCTTTTCCTCGGCGGCCTCGATCTTCTTCCAGTCGCGGAAAGTGACGACATCGAGGCCGCGCGCCTCGGCCAAAGCGTCGAACCCGGGGCGGCCAGCCTTGCCTGCGCCGTTGCCGATATCCTCGGCAATCAGTTCGACCACGGAAAAACCATCGGGGCGGTTAGTGCCGATGGTGCCAGAAGGCCCGCGCCGCGCCCAACCGACGCAATAGAGGCCAGGGAGAATCCGCCCTTCGTCATTGGCAAAGCGGCCGGCACTCTCTTCAAACGGCACGCCGGGGATCGGGCTGGTCTTGTAGCCGATGCAGGTGACGATGAGGCTGCAGGGGATCGTGTAGGTTTCGCCCGTGCCGCTGGCCCGACCATTGGTGTCGAGCACGGTGCGCTCGATCTCGATCCCAGTCACCTTGTCATCGCCCAGGATCGCACGCGGACTGGCGAAGAAATCGAAGTCGATCTCGACCGGCTTGTCGGCGCGAAACTCCTCGGGGATCGCGGCGAACCCGCGCAGGTGGCCGACCGACTTGCGCTGTCCGGGTTCCAGGAACAGGTCCTCGTCTTCGGCCGGCAGGTCGGCTGGATCGACCCGCGGGCAGGCGCGTTCCAGGTGGGCCAGTTCGCCCAGTTCCTTGGGGGTCATCGCGATCTGGTGCGGGCCGCGCCGACCCAGGATGACGATCCGATAAATCTTTGATCTTTCAAGCGTATGGAGCGCATGACCGACGATGTCGCTGCCGGTAAACTCGCTTGCGGTCTTGGACATGATCCGAGCCACGTCGAGGGCGACATTGCCGTTGCCGATGACGACGGCGGTGCTGCCCGACAGGTCCGGATTGAGCTTTGCGAACTGGGGATGGCCATTGTACCAGCCGACGAAGGCAGCACTGCCGAAGACGTTTTCCAACCCCTCGCCAGGGATCCCTGCGGGCTTGTCGTTGGGGGCTCCTGTCGCCAGGACAACGGCGTCGTAAAGCTCTTGCAGTTCGGCGATGGTCACATCCTCGCCGATCATGACGTTGCCGACAAAACGGACATTGTCGGACAGCGCCGTTCCCTCATAGCGGCGCGAGACGCCCTTGATCGACTGATGGTCCGGGGCAACGCCGGTGCGGATCAGGCCATAGGGGACTGGCAGCATATCGAAGATATCGACCCGGACATCCTCGCCCCACTGCTTTTGTGCGGCTTCGGCGGTGTAATAGCCAGCGGGACCTGATCCGATGATGGCGATGTGGCGCATGTCCTGCGTGGCCTCCCCCGGTCGCTGCGGAGGACCACTTTCAGCCACTCCGCTCGCGTTTTCTGCCTGGGCAGGATGCCTTGCAGACAAGGGCTTTGCAACCCGGCTGGCAAAAGTCGCAGGGCTGCTCGCACGCTCGCTTTTGCTTATGAAAGTTAACTGTTTTTCAAAGTGCCTCGGGCAAAAGCGCAGCCATGTCCGCGAGGCACGCGAGAACGATTCAAGCTGCGGCGCGCGACGCGCCAGTTGGCGCTCGCCTGCGTGACACGGCTCGAGCGCAGGAGCTGGTTGGTGACAACTGGTGGTTGATGGCACCGATCATGGCGGTGATCACGATCGTCATCGCCACTGCGACCGACACCCTACCGGGCATCCCGGCGCTGAGCCTGATCGCTGCGGCGATGTGGCTGACCTGGCCCATCGCCCGCGTCAACCGGCGCGAAAAGCTGCGCTGCCACGATCAGACCCGCCGTCAGCTCCTGTTGGGCTTGCACATCAGCGGGCCGATGCTGCTGTTCGGCCTTGCGATCGGGTTCTGGACCGAGAGCATTCCATCGATGGACTGGCGCGAGACGATAAGCGCCCCCGTGATCGCCTCTTCCCTGGCCGCTGTGATCCTCAATCGTCGCATCGCCAGTATCATCGCGGCGACTATCGCAACCTGGCTGGGTGTGGCGCTGGTCGCGGGCAATATCGATACTCTGATGATCCTGATCGGCGGGGCGGCCATCGGGGTTCACGCGTCGGTTCAGCAGGCCCGCCAAGACCGCGCCGAATTCGCTGCCGAACGTGAGCGCCGGCGCAACCAGACACGCGCGGAACAGTTGCTCAACGAGTTCGAGGAGAGCGGGCAGGGCTGGTTCTTTGAAACCGACCGGCACGGCGCGCTGCTCTATGTCTCGCCAACCGTGGGAAAGGTGCTCGACCGCGAGCCGCACGAACTTGTCGGCGAGCCATTGTCCGTGCTCTTTCAGCCCGATGCCGAGGAGGGGGAGCGATCGCTGGCTTTCCATCTGACGGCCCGTTCGGCCTTCAACGACCTGGCCCTGCGCGCCGCCGTTCCTGGCGAGGAGCGCTGGTGGTCGATTTCGGCCCGGCCGCTGTACGATGAGTTCGGCAACTTCCTGGGTTTTCGGGGTTCGGGCCATGACCTGACCGAGAAACGCCGGTCGCAGGAACACGCCTCGCGCCTGGCGCATTACGACTCGCTTACCGGCCTCGCTAACCGCCTGCAGATGGCTCAAACGCTGGAACGCATTCTGGCCGCGCCGAATCCGGGGCAGCGCGCCTGCTCTA comes from Novosphingobium ginsenosidimutans and encodes:
- the dnaN gene encoding DNA polymerase III subunit beta, with product MKATIERATLLKCLSHVQSVVERRNTIPILSNVLIEAASDGTVKIMATDLDLQVVETLGAVSVENAGAITVSAHLLFDIARKLPDGSQVSLETADNRMTVKAGRSRFSLPTLPRDDFPVIVEGDLPTSFELPAATLAQLIDRTRFAISTEETRYYLNGIFLHVTDDELKAAATDGHRLARFTLKRPDGSEGMPDVIVPRKCVAELRKLLEEAQDANVLIDLSASKIRFTLGGENGVVLTSKLIDGTFPDYSRVIPTGNDKLLRLDPKSFWQGVDRVATIATEKTRAVKMALDNDRVTLSVTSPDNGTASEEVPADYKSSGFEIGFNATYLKDILGQIEGDTVELHLADAGAPTLIRQDDKSPALYVLMPMRV
- a CDS encoding FAD-dependent oxidoreductase, translating into MRHIAIIGSGPAGYYTAEAAQKQWGEDVRVDIFDMLPVPYGLIRTGVAPDHQSIKGVSRRYEGTALSDNVRFVGNVMIGEDVTIAELQELYDAVVLATGAPNDKPAGIPGEGLENVFGSAAFVGWYNGHPQFAKLNPDLSGSTAVVIGNGNVALDVARIMSKTASEFTGSDIVGHALHTLERSKIYRIVILGRRGPHQIAMTPKELGELAHLERACPRVDPADLPAEDEDLFLEPGQRKSVGHLRGFAAIPEEFRADKPVEIDFDFFASPRAILGDDKVTGIEIERTVLDTNGRASGTGETYTIPCSLIVTCIGYKTSPIPGVPFEESAGRFANDEGRILPGLYCVGWARRGPSGTIGTNRPDGFSVVELIAEDIGNGAGKAGRPGFDALAEARGLDVVTFRDWKKIEAAEEKRARDGAPREKFVDVGDMIRALGE
- a CDS encoding LD-carboxypeptidase, giving the protein MPNVAICAPSAAFAKEDADRVLALAEAEFPGVKLHFHPQCFLSEGHFAGSDAARCDALVECANDAAFDAVWFARGGYGAARIAEDALARFDHAAQGKLYLGYSDGGTLLGGLYRQRIGQPVHAPMPADIRRAGGEAAVRRTLAWLGGDKSGEEPSRDHHPTVAFNLMTLAMLCGTPLMPGLAGHVVLVEEVCEYLYAVDRLFFHLTAHLGGIAGLRLGRISEVPENDRPFGAAPEEIVRHWCQRHAIPFLGGADIGHDIDNKIVPFGLAR
- a CDS encoding DUF4242 domain-containing protein, which gives rise to MPQFVIEREMPGAGSLDSDALKGASQASCSVLRDLGPQIQWVHSYVTDNKIYCIYRAPDEAMIRQHAETAGFPANSIQEVRNIIDPTTAE
- a CDS encoding glutamate ligase domain-containing protein; amino-acid sequence: MSELSDPGLSGHPWFFCGIGGSGMLPLALILKGHGANVAGSDRSRDQGRTPEKFAWLEREGFTLYPQDGSGITSADQVLVASAAVEDTVPEMVRARELGCPKMSRAELLARLFNAAPRGVAIGGTSGKSTVTGMTGWILTSAGRDPTIMNGAVMKNFAHADAPFASARVGQGDTFVSEVDESDGSIALYRPAVSVLLNVSLDHKSMEELRVLFGDFLAAAAVAALNADDPECLALAPRAQAVIRFGIDSAEAEIGVEPGSIVEGPTSLNATVLDRRDGSHHALTLRVPGRHNLANALAAIAAANAAGVSVAEAVAALGSYAGLARRFEIVGTSPSGVTVIDDFGHNPEKCAATLRTLKAHPGRVIAFFQPHGYGPLRQMGRELAEVFARLLGPDDLTLLCDPVYFGGTVDRSEGSERIIGLIREHGGTAEYIPTRADCGRYMAELARPGDRIVIMGARDDTLSLFAREVLALVG
- the fabG gene encoding 3-oxoacyl-[acyl-carrier-protein] reductase; translated protein: MFDLSGMTALVTGAAGGIGSAISHALARQGARLALSGTNPSKLRSFREELNDTYGHDHVEITCDLSNTEQVERLVPATVDTLGKIDILVNNAGITRDNLAMRMKDEEWEQVIKINLEAAFRLMRAATKPMMKARFGRIITITSVVGATGNPGQMNYAAAKAGLVGMSKSLGQEIASRGVTVNCVAPGFIRTAMTDVLPDAQKDALNARIPMGRMGEGEDIGAAVAYLASKEAGYITGQTLHVNGGMAML
- a CDS encoding N-acyl-D-amino-acid deacylase family protein codes for the protein MATYDLIIRGGTIVDGTGNPRFTGDIAVKDGLIAAVGKIQGDATDEIDAAGKIVAPGWVDVHTHYDGQATWDQEMAPSSWHGVTTAVMGNCGVGFAPAAPDRHNWLIGLMEGVEDIPGTALAEGMKWDWETFPEYLDALERLPRAIDVGTHVPHGAVRAYVLGDREMPGAVPTADDIQKMADIVEEGVRAGALGFSTSRTVLHRSIDGELVPGTTATEEELVEIGRAMGRVGYGVFEMASDLRREWNEFGWMGQISRETGLPVTFAALQSIAKEQPLDEQIANMRAENDNGANIVAQIALRGNGIIMAWQGTVHPFRLRPSWQAIAELPWEQQRAKLLDPAFKAQLLSEACDYSQVPEDIIGISMVVSGGWGMQFEMDPDFDYEPQADASIAARAAAAGVSGDEYAYDLLCRDGGTGFIYLPILNYADGNLDFLEALQQSDDTVNSLSDGGAHCGTICDAASPTFMLQHWVRDRKRGNRISLENAVKRQCRDTARLYGLDDRGILAPGYLADINVIDLDKVKLGKPWLAFDLPAGGKRLLQKAEGYVCTIKTGVVTFRDGKWTGATPGGLIRGPQRAEMLEAAE
- a CDS encoding DUF2855 family protein — protein: MTQTVQVKRGALGETRIAQYADAPLGDGEVRLKVESFSVTANNVTYAVAGDAFGYWNFFPGEGEWGVVPMWGHAVVTESRHPEIAEGERVYGYLPMADSLDVLPTGVSAGGFTDAAAHRQPMSPIYNQYSRLAADPEHDPAREGERMIFGPLFKTGFLIESFMRREGWFGAEAVVLTSASSKTAMGLASVAKHRSPGIRRIGLTSAGNVDFVKRGGFYDLVLAYDDLTGLPQVSSVLVDFAGNAGLIHGVHTTLGDNLKYSCTVGATHVGAGFGQNNGPPPGPTPVLFFAPDHAVAAIKEQGPKAFGEAVGVSWLRFIAEAGGALTIDERHGLEAAREAYLATLAGRADPAVGIVIRP
- the fabD gene encoding ACP S-malonyltransferase; this translates as MRAFVFPGQGSQKVGMGADLAAASAAARAVFEEVDDALGQKLSAIMREGPEDALTLTENAQPAIMANAIAVLRVLEQEGGITLADKADFVAGHSLGEYTALCAAGAFSLADTARLLKLRGQAMQAAVPVGVGAMCALLGADIDKAQKLAEAAAEGEVCTVANDNDPTQVVLSGHKGAIERAIAMVKDFEIKRGIALPVSAPFHCPLMQPAADAMAEALGKTPPGALRVPLFANVTAAVVSDPAEVQRLLVEQVCGRVRWRESVIAMQAAGVDTFVELGGKVLGPMIGRSVNDVTVTSVVGMADIEALAKEL